The sequence CGCAGTGGACGAGTACGGGTTCTTCTCGCCTAAGGATCCGCTTGGCGCGCCTATCGAAACGGAAAAGAAAGGGATATTCCTCATTGGGTACGCGCAGGGTCCGAAGGATATCCCGGAGAGCGTGGCACAGGCGAGTGCCGCAGCCGCGGAAGCTTCGGAAATCATCGCAAGAAAAAGTAGTAGAGGAGATGAGGGGGGAGAAAAGGAGTAAATGGACGCGAATGACGATGAGATACGGGTTGGCGTATTCGTCTGCCACTGTGGATCGAACATCGGTGGTGTGGTAGACGTGCCTGCGGTTACCGAGTATGCGAAGACGCTTCCGAACGTCGTGTATGCGGAAAGGAACCTTTACACCTGCTCTTCAGACGGGATCGATTCGATAAAAAGGGCGATCGGAGAACATAACCTGAACCGGATTGTGGTCGCTGCGTGCACGCCGCGAACGCACGAACCACTGTTCCGGAAAGCGTGCGAAGATGCCGGGCTCAACAAGTATATCTTCGAGTTCGCGAACATCCGAGACCACTGCTCGTGGATCCACATGCGTGAGCCGGAGAAGGCGACGGAGAAGGCAAAAGACCTTGTGCGAATGGCAGTAGCAAAGGCTGCGCTTTTAGAGCCGCAGGATGAGAAGCGGGTGAGTGTGGAGCCGAAAACGCTCGTTATCGGCGGTGGCATAAGCGGCATGACCGCGGCCTTGAATCTCGCGCGACAGGGGTTTGACGTGCATATCGTGGAGAAGGAGCGCGATTTGGGCGGAATGGCGCGACAGCTTTACAAGCTTTATCCTACCTTTGTGGACGCCCTTGAATTCGTGAATGCCATGATCAAGGAAGTCGAAGCCGAAGAGCGGATCACGATCTGGACGTCGACCATAGTGAAGGAGGTCGAGGGCTACGTCGGGAATTTTAACGCGACGATAACCCCTGCTGAGGGAAAAGCGGAGGAGGTCTTGAACGTGGGCACGATAATCGTCGCGATCGGTGCCGCGGAATACAAGCCGGACGGGTTTTACGACTATGACGGATCGAGCGTTATAACGCAATTAGAATTAGAAGCGCGGCTGCGGGCGTGTGACGATGCCGGGGATTTCTCCAAACTCGGCGGCAAACGGATCGTGATGATCCAGTGCGTTGGCGCTCGTGGCCGGAAGTTCTCCTATTGCTCCAAGATCTGCTGCACCACGGCATTGAAGAACGCATTAGTGATAAAGGATACTGTGCCCGATGCCGAGATCTACGTTTTGCACAGGGGCATAAACGTCTACGGCGAATACGAGTACCTGCTCATCGAAGCACGGGAGAAGGGGATACGGTTCGTGAAGTTCGGGCCGGGAAACGAGCCTAACGTCGAAGGTACGAATGTGCGGGTCTATCACGAGAATATCAGGAAGGAACTCGAGTTGGAGGCCGACCTAATTGTTCTCTCCACGCCGCTGATCAGCACTCCGGAGTTCGAGCAACTCTCTAAGATGCTCAAAGTGCCACTGGGGCCGGACGGCTTCTTCTACGAGGCGCACGTAAAGCTCAGACCGCTGGATTTCGCTACCGACGGCATTTACGTCTGCGGGACCGCTCACGGCCCACGCGATATTCCTGAAAGCATAGCGCAAGCCTTAGGCGCGTCGTCACGGGCTTCTATACCGATGGCACGCGGATTCGTCGTTCCAGAAGCGATAACGCCGGTTGTGGACGAGTCTGCATGTGTGAAGTGCGGAATCTGCGTGGACAAATGCCCGTACGGCGCGTTACGGCTGGACGATGATAAGCTGGAAGTGATCGACGCGCTTTGTAAAGGCTGCGGGACGTGCGTCGCTGCCTGTCCCACCGGCGCGCTTGACCAGCGGCACTTCCGGAATAAAGAGGTAGAAGCGCAGATAAAGGCTTTCTTCTGTTTATCGTAACACTGACTTTGACACGGACGAGATTCACGGATTAGATACCACGCTTGATTGCCACCCTCTCTCAGACAAAGAATTCAAAAACTAGTGTGGAGAAACAATGGTTGGAGGTTTGATAGCGCTTATGCGTTCGCATAGTGGAGTGGTACAATAACCGCATCCAGGAGTTCGTGACCTGGAATGCGGTGAAAACCCGAATGATGCATTTGTCCGGAAAATGAGAAGCGAGAGCATTCTGGTGATGTTCCTTGCATGATACAAACAGGAGGTATGTTTATGAAGGAGCAAGCTCTTTTGGATAGTAGGCGAAATAATATTAGGACTCCACAGTAGAAAAAGATGTGCATACTTTTTAAAGCTAAAAAACTTCAGTAAATGTATGTTTTGTAAAAACTGTGGGGCTGAACTTGAGGAGGGGGATAGATTTTGTTCAAAATGCGGGACTTCGGTGAGCGGCCATTTAAAGCCCCAGACAGATGGAAAACGAATCAGTAATTCTAGTGGGCATTTATGTGCTTTTTGTGATGAAGTGATACCGGCTAATGATTTTGTGATAGATGAGATGGCTAAGTGGAGATATTTCCATAGTAAATGTTATAAAAAACTCAAGAGACAACGAAAAGCAGCCGAAGAGGTTTGTGCCATTTGTGGAGAAAAAATTGAAAAAAAAATTGGTGCAGATGTGGTCACTTGCTTGCTCCCTGAAGATCCTCGATATGACGAGCTGGTTACAAAGTTGGTGCATCTTAAATGTAAAAATGGAAACTGACGTTGCCGTAATAGATTTACGCCTAACGGATGCACTACATGAAAGGATTAGAAAATTATACTAGTTAGGACTTACGCGCTTGAACCGAGCGTGTACCGAGGATGAGCCAAGCCAGATAAGCTCGAATTGCATCGCGAATGATGTATGACTTTTACCATACCAAGTGATGCCGGTTTGCAGCTGGTGTGTCTCCACACGGAGAAACGCGCGCAGCACCATGAGCAGAAAGCTCTTCTGCTCCGCGGCTTTCCTCATTTGGGCTTGTACAATGCCGCAGCACTGCTTGATGCCCCGATGGTAGAGTGGAGGCTTTTTTTTATAAAACTCACTTCGAAGAATATAATTTCAATCATATGATCCTCTTTAGCATGATGGAACTTGAACACAATTTGTCTGGAGTCCCAAAGTTATGTTGTCAGTAGTTTCACCGAATCACATGGTGAAGCTCATGGACAAAAAGATTAAATGGACGGTTAAACAGGCAATCAACAAAGGTGAATGCACTGAGATGGTTGTAGCGATATACTGTCTCTCCAACGAAGAATACCGCAACTGACGGAGAGAAGGCATAGGCGGAGGTTTGATAGCGCCTATGCGTTTGCAACGTGGTACACTAGCACAGGCTCTTTGTTCAGACAGAAAAGCGTGACAAAAACCGCAGGTTTTATATCTGGTGGCGACCTACCCATAAAGCGTGATCTTAGATGGACGTAGTAAAGATTGGATTTATAAAATTGGGGAATATCGGAATATCACGCATAGCGGATTTGCTGCTGGACGAGCGAGCTGACAGAGAGGACATAGACGTTCGAGTATTCGGAACGGGCGCGAAGATGACGCCGGAAGCTGCACCAGACGCCGCTCGCTTACTCGATTGGGGGCCGGATCTGGTATTGGTACTCAGCCCGAATGCGGCTCTCCCAGGCCCGAAGAAAGCACGAGAGATGGCGAATGAGAAGGGCATACCGTGTATTGTGCTCTCGGACGCACCGGCACTGAAGGCCAAGGACAAACTAAAAGAGGACGGCTTCGGCTTCATTATTATTCCGGGCGATCCGATGATCGGCGCGCGACGTGAGTTCCTCGATCCCGTGGAGATGGCGATCTTTAACGTTGATGTCATGTCCGTGCTCGCGACAACCGGTGTGGTGAAGCTGGTGGCAGATGAGATTGACCGTGTGATCAGCGAGATACGGGCAGGTGGCGAGGTGAAACTGCCACAGATAGTTGCTACGGCGGAGAAAGCGGTTGCAGCTGCAGGCTTCACGAACCCGTACGCCAAAGCAAAGGCCATTGCCGCGTACAGCATGGCGGAGAAGGTGGCTGAGCTGGACGTTAAGGGCTGCTTCATGATGAAAGAGGCTGAGAAGTACGTGCCCATCGTGGCTGCGGCACATGAGCTGCTCGGCGAGGCGGCAAAGCTCGCCAAAGAGGCACGGGAGATTGAGAAGTATTCTGACAGCGTACTTCGCATGCCACACGCGAGAAAGGGCGAACTCCTGAAGAAGACGAAACTGATGGAGAAGCCGAGCGCTTAGCGTAGCGTATTTTCTCCATTTTTTCTTTTTTTCTCTTTCTTTTTTAGTCTATCGTTCCGATTGTATTCCTGTTGCGGTTTAAACCACGCATTAAAAGAGGTTTTTATGCTATGGGCCAAAGAGACTTACGTAAAGCCCGCCCCAGGCCTCTTCGACAACGCCGGGATCATGTACCGATACGGCAGTGATCAGTACTAGAAATACCAAGAGCACCACCGATGCAATAATAATCCACGTGCCTGCTCGTGATTCTTTTATGTCGCTGTGGTCCAGTACCAGTTCCCGTTCTCTTAAATAACGGTCTAAGCGGTCGTCATCGGGATAATGACACTTATACACTTCTTTTAACTCGTCCCGTGTCAACCCTGGATAGCGCTCCGCGATGACTTTTAATCTTTCCATAACGCCTTTGCGTTCCTGCTCCCATGCCTCGAATTTTCTCGTTACCGTTATCTCTGTCATCCGCTCCTTATTTGCAAAAATGTTCCCGTTGCTATCATTTACCAAACCTAAACTCGTGATATACTCTTCCAAGGTCTCAGGAGGTACGCTAAATGTCTGCGCTATGGTCGCACTCTCGACGGGTTGGTGACGTTCCACATACCGAAGTATCAGCAGCCCGGTTTCTGCATGTTTTTTCTCCGCTTGAATCTTCTGTAAAACGGCTATAGCGTGCTCTTCTTCTGCCTGCGTCTTTTCCATGCGCTTTAAATCACGCTTCGCCCGTGCACGTTCAGCGTAAGCCTGCTTGAGCCGTACTTTCTTCGCGTGTGCTTTTTCTTCGCCTTCCAAGCGTCTAATCTCAGCTTTTAGAACCTCTTCAGCCATTGCTTTTTAGAATGATGTCTATATTTAAAAAAACTGCGGGGTTTACGGTCGTTATCTGAGTTCTATCGAAGGTCTTTCTGTCCTATCTTTTTTAAAAAACGGTGTGTTCTAACTACATTACGGCGAAGAGAAAGATGAAAGCAGATAAAAAAACAGAGGCTGAGATAAGAGCTGTTCTGGAACGGATGGCCGAAGCGTATGAGAATAAGGATGTTGACGCCGTCATGAGCTGTTATGCGCCCGACCCTGATGTGGTCTCGATCGGCACCGGGAAGGATGAGAAGTACATTGGGCCTGAACAGTTAAGGCGAGCGTACGAACGCGACTTCACGCAATCAGAATCGGTTGCAATGACCTTCGACTGGCTCTCGGTTTCCACCGCGGCAGCCGGAAACGTCGCCTGGCTTGCCTCAGATATCACCATACACGTACAAGTGAGCGGCAAGCACCTTACCCTCTCTGGAAGACTGACCGGAGTTGTGGAAAACCGAGGCGGTAATTGGTTACTAGTACAAGGGCATTTCTCATTGCCTGCAGCGGAGCAGCCGGAGGGCCAATCGTTCCCGGAACAGTAAAACGAAAAAGCCGTTTATTCGTACTTCACCGCTTCGACCGGGCTCATCTTCGCGGCCTTTCGCGCGGGATACAACCCTGAAATGACCCCCACCACCACAGCAACCGCGATGCCGCTAAGCAGCACTTCGAGCTTCACAATCGCGGCAAGTTCCACGTCAAACGCCGTCTGTATACCGAAACTAATCGCACGAGCACCCAGAACGCCCAGGATACAGCCGCAAACGCCGCCTATTAAACTCACCACACCCGCCTCGAGCAAGAACAGCGAGAGAATATTCCGGTTCTTCGCACCGATCGCTTTCATCACACCGATCTCATGCGTTCGCTCCATCACCGACATCAGCATCGTGTTCATGATCCCCATGGCCGCAACGAGCAGCGAAATAGACGAGATAGCGATTAAAACCACTTGTAAAATCCCGAAGACTGATTCTAACTGCTCGATTGCACTTCCCATCGTCATTGCCGACGTAAAATCATCCAATTTGTGATTGTCATCGATCCGCTCCTCTATTTCGGCCGCTATTCGCTCCGCGTCCTCGATGTTGCGCACGCGAACGAAGATTTCTGCAATATCATCGTTATCAAGAATCGTCACCGAATCGCGCTTCGTGACGTAGATCGCTGAATCAACCTCGGCCCTGAAACCTCCCTGCTCTTCCAGTACGCCAACAACCCTGAATTTGCTCCCGTTTATCGTAAGGCGATCATTAACCCCAATATCCTCTTCAAAATAATCGTAAGCGATGCTGTACCCGATTTCACATGCTTTGTTATCGTTCTCGCGCAAATCTCGTCCTGCTGCCATCCCCTCCGCTCCCCCTTCTTCTCGCTGAATCGTCTCGCCAAAGACCGCCACGATATCCTGCGGATCGATACCCGTGACCGTCAGCCTGAACGTCTCATCACGGTATTCCACGTCTTCTATCTCGCCTCTCATCCCGACGACATCTTTGACACCATCGATCCGTTTCACCGCAGCCAGATCACGGTCGGTAAAGCTGCCAAACGAGCCGAAGCTGCCGAAGTCCTGGGCGCCGGGCGTCACCATGATCACATCAGCCATCTCTATGAGCTGATCCGTTATGGCCGCTTGCATGCCGAAGCCGATGGAAATCAAGGCGATTACTGAGCCGATACCTACCGTAATACCCAATATTGTGAGCGCAGAACGCGTTTTGCGCTCCTTGATGTTCCGATAAACCAGCGAAAAGGAATCCCTCATTATTCGTACCTCACCGCTTCAACCGGGCTCATCTT is a genomic window of Methanomicrobia archaeon containing:
- a CDS encoding CoB--CoM heterodisulfide reductase iron-sulfur subunit A family protein codes for the protein MDANDDEIRVGVFVCHCGSNIGGVVDVPAVTEYAKTLPNVVYAERNLYTCSSDGIDSIKRAIGEHNLNRIVVAACTPRTHEPLFRKACEDAGLNKYIFEFANIRDHCSWIHMREPEKATEKAKDLVRMAVAKAALLEPQDEKRVSVEPKTLVIGGGISGMTAALNLARQGFDVHIVEKERDLGGMARQLYKLYPTFVDALEFVNAMIKEVEAEERITIWTSTIVKEVEGYVGNFNATITPAEGKAEEVLNVGTIIVAIGAAEYKPDGFYDYDGSSVITQLELEARLRACDDAGDFSKLGGKRIVMIQCVGARGRKFSYCSKICCTTALKNALVIKDTVPDAEIYVLHRGINVYGEYEYLLIEAREKGIRFVKFGPGNEPNVEGTNVRVYHENIRKELELEADLIVLSTPLISTPEFEQLSKMLKVPLGPDGFFYEAHVKLRPLDFATDGIYVCGTAHGPRDIPESIAQALGASSRASIPMARGFVVPEAITPVVDESACVKCGICVDKCPYGALRLDDDKLEVIDALCKGCGTCVAACPTGALDQRHFRNKEVEAQIKAFFCLS
- a CDS encoding zinc ribbon domain-containing protein, yielding MFCKNCGAELEEGDRFCSKCGTSVSGHLKPQTDGKRISNSSGHLCAFCDEVIPANDFVIDEMAKWRYFHSKCYKKLKRQRKAAEEVCAICGEKIEKKIGADVVTCLLPEDPRYDELVTKLVHLKCKNGN
- a CDS encoding F420-dependent methylenetetrahydromethanopterin dehydrogenase, which gives rise to MDVVKIGFIKLGNIGISRIADLLLDERADREDIDVRVFGTGAKMTPEAAPDAARLLDWGPDLVLVLSPNAALPGPKKAREMANEKGIPCIVLSDAPALKAKDKLKEDGFGFIIIPGDPMIGARREFLDPVEMAIFNVDVMSVLATTGVVKLVADEIDRVISEIRAGGEVKLPQIVATAEKAVAAAGFTNPYAKAKAIAAYSMAEKVAELDVKGCFMMKEAEKYVPIVAAAHELLGEAAKLAKEAREIEKYSDSVLRMPHARKGELLKKTKLMEKPSA
- a CDS encoding nuclear transport factor 2 family protein is translated as MKADKKTEAEIRAVLERMAEAYENKDVDAVMSCYAPDPDVVSIGTGKDEKYIGPEQLRRAYERDFTQSESVAMTFDWLSVSTAAAGNVAWLASDITIHVQVSGKHLTLSGRLTGVVENRGGNWLLVQGHFSLPAAEQPEGQSFPEQ
- a CDS encoding ABC transporter permease, translated to MRDSFSLVYRNIKERKTRSALTILGITVGIGSVIALISIGFGMQAAITDQLIEMADVIMVTPGAQDFGSFGSFGSFTDRDLAAVKRIDGVKDVVGMRGEIEDVEYRDETFRLTVTGIDPQDIVAVFGETIQREEGGAEGMAAGRDLRENDNKACEIGYSIAYDYFEEDIGVNDRLTINGSKFRVVGVLEEQGGFRAEVDSAIYVTKRDSVTILDNDDIAEIFVRVRNIEDAERIAAEIEERIDDNHKLDDFTSAMTMGSAIEQLESVFGILQVVLIAISSISLLVAAMGIMNTMLMSVMERTHEIGVMKAIGAKNRNILSLFLLEAGVVSLIGGVCGCILGVLGARAISFGIQTAFDVELAAIVKLEVLLSGIAVAVVVGVISGLYPARKAAKMSPVEAVKYE